GCAATTCAGCGATAACCAATATATTGCTACACAATCCTATCATGATATTGGTCTAACTATGAATAGAAAATGCCCGTGGAAAGGTTAAGTGCAGGTTTTATTCTCTTTATTCACTGCGAGTCCAAACTGTTAGAAAACAGCACAATTCTGCAGCAACAagtttttcagtctgtaaattaaaattacaGAACTATAGAGCACCTATGGGTCCAGACTTTGGACTTAAATGTGGCTggggcattttcttttttttttttcaaactcatGTCTGCCACCCCATTGAAAACCTCTTCCTCTTTGGCTAGTTAACTTAGGTTCAAGTTTTATTTAGAGCGCctcattttattaattaaaatatcgATATTTGGGCCAGCATATGATTATCGCATCGCACAAAGAAGGACAACAATATATTGTCATGTTGATATTTTTGACCCACCCCTAATTATCACTACTGCAAAAGTAGAATAAATCTAATGGATGTGATGTCATGGCACAGCCTTAATGGATTTTTTCATCTGAAGTGCATGTACAGTCTAAGTGTCTGTATGGATTCACTGCATTAAGTGTGATCCTGGCCCTGAGTGAAAGGACTGGACTTCCTGTTTCACCTGCATCTGTTTGCGCACTCATGCAGGAGTAGACGGAGCTCTGGAAGTCTCCCAGGGCGGCCCCTACTGGCGTACCAGCAGGGATACCATGCCAGTCAGAGCACGTCTGTCCCGCCAAGCCACCAGATGGCACACACTGAGGAAGCAGGTGCAAAGGGAAGCCGGCACCCTTCAGACtagagcatgcacacacacacccacaataGCTTGTTACGCATAACAACAGTTCATTACAAGCTTACACTGCCAAAGTGATTAGTGATTTCAGTTTAACACCAAGCATGCACATTAAACTATAGAACATATTTCATGCATTTAGTACTTGACCTAAACAGGAAGTTCTTTATACATGTCTATGTTCCACTGGTTGGAGGAGGTGTTGAAGAAGCCCCAGCTGGCTGCATTCTGCGGCGTCATCACACACCCATCCAAACCACACAGCATGGAAACCACATAGTCCTGGATGGTACCTGCGACTGTGAAGTCCTCAAGGACCTCAGGCCTGCAGTGAAACCACGCATCTTGAAGTTCACTTTCATACCACAAAACCAAGCGGCGCAGTAGTACatgggatttttctttttttttaaagtgcatgCTGACCTGTGTCTCATGTACCAGAAGATTGTTGCGCAGCCGAACCCAGTGGCCACGCTGACATGTGAATCTGGTTTTGGAAGTGAGGACAGGAAGTGACTGCTGCAGCGCCCATCCTGCCAGGTGATCAGCTGAATGGTGTCTGTGGTTGTGAAGAAATCCCTCTTGGACCAATCACAACCTGCGAGAGAGGGGCAATGGAACAATACAGCAGACCAGATAAATGATATCTGACTTTACAACTAAGTGTATTAACCCGTGTCTGCACGGGTTAATACACTTAGTTGTAGTAAGAAATCTTGTGTATAAATGTATCCGCGGACttggtgtgtgtatgaatgagaTTATCTTGGTGATATCCAACATCAGATTCAGTACTGTTCGTTGTCAGTCTCAGATATGGAGACACTGTCACAAATGCCTATTTTTAAGAGTATGGATgaggtatttatttatgtaaataaacagtacaggccaaaagcttggtcacaccttctcattcaatgcatttcctttattttcatgactatttacattgtagattctcactgaaggcatcaaaacttgatgaacacatatggaattatgcacttaacaaaaaagtgtgaaataactgaaaacaggtcttatattttagattcttcaaagtagccaccctttgcttttttgatagcgctgcaaacccttggtgttctcacaatgagcttcatgaggtagtcacctgaaatggttttcacttcacaggtgtgctttgtcaggtttaattagtggaattttttcccttattaataaaaaaagcaaagggtggctactttgaggaatctaaaatataagacatgttttcagttatttcacacttttttgttaagtacataattccatatgtgttcattcatagttttgatgccttcagtgagaatctacaatgtaaatagtcatgaaaataaatttaaaaaaacgcattgaataagaaggtgtgtccaaacttttggcctgtactgtatatatatatatatatatatatatatatatatatatatatatatatatatatatatatatatatatatatatatatatatatatatgggattatttatgtatgtatgtgttgtgtgtattgcATTTGTATTGTAGTGCTGCCATTTCATTGGACCATGAGTCTGTAATAAagtcttattattatttccagTAGCATAGATTTACTATGATTACAAACCTATTTTTTATTAGGTTTTGGATGCAAACAGCAGAGGGCAGCATAGTTGTAAAATAACTACAATGGACCAACCAGTTGTCAGAGTTATAAGAAGAATTCAGTACCTTTAACTGCCCAGCTCCTCAatccattttcaaaaagcaTCCTAAGACTAAGACTGGAGAATCAGTGTAatttaggcctgtaacaattattacacaacacacacacactctcactcacacacacacacacacacacacacacacacacacacacacacacacacacacacacacacacacacctgagctCTGGCTACCTGTCCTCAtattatagcctacattataggAGTGGTAAAGGCAGGGAAAAAAGGGGAGTAGCCCCAGGCAAGGCTCCATATTGGATTTCCGTGATGAAATATAATAGTAAACCCATGTACTAAACCCAAATTCCATCTTCTGAGATGAAGAATTTGGCTCATACATACCAGAGCAGACACTGCAGTAGCCTGAGGGCTTTATGGCATATAGGTCCTGTATTCTTCTGAACTGGGGCCCCTCTTTATTTTAGAGTCATggttcttttatctttttttttttttttttacttcatctGCATAAGCACTATTCTGGTTGTAATTACAAGTGTTGTGCACAAGTGTGTTCATGTTGGGGGCCAGGACCATCAAACTTGGTCTGAAAATAATCTCTCTTTACGATGTCTTGGCAGTCCTCTATTTAACTCTATTTAACTCTTTCTACGCAAAGACTTTGAAACAgtcatacatgcatttattacgTCCCGtttagactactgtaactcactgtatgttggattggatcagtcatcccttcgtcggttacagttagtccagaacgcagcagctcgacttttaACCGGGACTAAAAAGCGTGACCATATTACACCGGTTTTGGCCacgctccactggcttcctgtttgtttcaggattgaatttaaaattgtattaattgtttttaagatCTTAAATGGGTTGTCGCCTTCTTACTTATCGGAGCTCTTACATGTCCACACGCCTGTCAAAGCACTGAGGTCGTCCAATCAGATGCTCCTCGATGTGCCCAGATCCAGGTTAAGAACCAAAAGGTGACCGAGCCTTTTCAGTGGctgctccaaacctctggaaTAGTTTACCTATTCATGTAAGAACAGCTCGGACCACTGAAACGTTCAAGTCCATGCTTAAGACCCACTATTATTCATTGGCTTTCAATTTAAGTTGAGCTTTGATATCTTGACcttattctttttctactgtcagttattttgtattgtacattgtgctttgtttgtgtttattgtctCGTTGCTTTTGGAGCACGTtgagcactttggtcaactgaggttgtttttaaacgtgctatataaataaaattgaactgaactgaactaacAGTTCAAAAAGATACAAGTGTATTTCCTGCTCAAACATGTTCACAGCCGTTGCTTCACAATTTAGTACACCTTGTGAAATGCAAcagcgtgcgtgcgtgcctgcAGCAGGCAGCCAGGTAGTAGTCTTACCGCTCTTTGCTTTCCAGAATAGAACTCCGTGCATCTGTCCGGACAGCCCGATGCGGATGACATGCTGGAGTTTGTCTCTGGGCAGCAGGCCGAGGCACCGGTTCAGAGTGTCTATGATCCGGCCACTTTCCTGCTCTTTCGCCTGCGCGGCACGGACACGTAGCCAGGTTAACGTTACACTCGGATCAAACGCACAGCAATGTATTGCTGAGTTGAACTATGAAGTTGTGCGGTACGTGAACTCACCTTTATCAAGTTATGATCGATTATATCAGACTCAGTAGGCAAAGCGTGACTCGCAGCCACCGATCTGGAGCCAGTTTCAAATAAAACGGCTTTTACCGACGTGGTGCCCACATCTACACCCAGGACATAGGTAGACATTGCTGCTGATGAAACGTTGGCACTCAGCTGTACGgtgttgatggcatcatcaCAACAAGGCAAAGTCAACCCTGCTGCGTTCATGGGGAAGAAGGAAATCGGAAATTCTATTCTAGGGACTACTCCTAACCGATTAGTTCATCACTAAAATACTGCAAATCACAGCAAAACTTTAGAGAGAAGTGATCAAAATCAGAGAGAAAAGGCCTAGTGTGGAGAAAGGTAAATCAGCATTGGGATAACGCAATAAAAGGGAGACATTTTCACTCAATCCAAAAAACAAGAAGTAGGCTATGTTTAACCATTGTGTTGACTTCGgttcaaattgacccgttttcaatttttgtttgtcagaaaatatgggacatagaaataagcggtgaaaatgtgtagaagaaacatttaacaattgaaaacgttggaaaaagcaaaaacaaactgtgaaaaaaaaggcgtcaaacacgttttttttcaaggttgacgggaagacaacacaagaagtAGGGGAACAAAACGGAAAGAGCAAGTAACTAGTAATAATAAGCAGGCTGAGAATTGGGCACACAGCAACCTCAGCAGTACACTTTTCATTATAGGAAAGCATCCAACGGGTGTTTGTGATTTGTGCCAGGACAGGAGGCTGAAACAGTTGAGCATGTCCTTGTGTCATGCAGAAAATGTACACAGGAAAGGCAAAAAATGGTGACACAATAGGGAGAGCAGAGAGCACAATGTTAAAAGTATATTAGAGTGTGGAGCCCAGTGCCAGGTCTGTTGTGTATCCCTCACTGCCTTGATGGCACACCTGAATGAATTAATTCATAGGCCCTACTTATTTCATTAGTCTGAGGCCTATGTGTGCTTTAAATGACTGACAAGGCAAAATATTTACTGTGATAAGGGTGGATTGCCTGTCCATGGtactttattgtttatttgttttaatagtCTATAGGCCTAAGATTTTGGGAGAAAAAATTGAGAAAACAAAACGTATGTGGCCCGTTTGgacagaaattaaaataaattattttaatagtgAAAGCAATTTAAATTTGTTTCCAGCTGTTTTGATTTTTAGCTTTGCTCTCTTGGGTGTGATAACAGTGATTAAGCTTGAAAGTATTATTCCCCTATCATAATAGTGTAATTTCCTACTTCTTAATTGACTGAGAACGCACCACATTGTCACCTGATCATTACCCTGTTCCTACAATGCACTGCGAAGGACCATGGCCGTCTCTTCCCTAGGAGTGCTATCTAAACGAGAATGAATGTGCTGTTTCCGTGCCATATCAGTTGACATTCCTTAAAAACAACCTAATATCCAAGTTTGTGAAGTTTCTCTTGCagattatgtttttataatccCGCTGTGAGGAGCTGACGAGTCCCTGCGTATATTTCCGGTGAGAATCTGTCGTCAGTTACCATCTGGAGGAGAACTAGCTagcaatgctagcatgctagcgccaTAGGCTACCAATGGTTTTTGTCACCGGAACAAGGCTTTATGTTGGGAgatattagctagctagctactgggATTTATTGTGGACagtaactaacgttagctaacgttgttTAATCTTAGCTACATCGGCCAAGGCTGACCAACAGCTTCTCTCTTTGTCACTCTTTAGAGGCTTTAGTGCATTGAGATGTTTGATATTTTGTAATTCTGGTTTATATGAATACCTCTGAAATGAATGCATTAAGGTACGTTAACCTTAGACCCAGTGATAACTGTTAGGCCCGTACAAATGAGCTTTTCTAATGTAGTAGCCTAATGGCCTTGCGTTCCAGTAGTGTAATAGGCATTAATATTCATTAAACAATTCAAAGTAATACGACGGTGTAAAAATACTCCCAAATAAAGGTCCAGCATTCaacatgtattttttatttatttaagaataATACTGTTAATAATATTGAAAGCAAAAGTAATAGCATTAGGTAGCAATGGCCCTGTCAGTGTTATATGTCATATTAATATTGTTACTGATACAGTAATGTGTTTTAATGCAAATGTTTGGATTGGTTTGAGATAGTTTTTCAGGGTGTAAGCAATAGTTTTTTCTCCTGCAGCATTTAGCTGGTGGATGTGGACTGGATTGTAACATTATTTTGATTATCTCAAATCTtgatctgcaaagtaactagtctCCACAGTTGCTGCCCAAAAGTTTACATACGGTTGTAAATAACATGTATGTCATGGCAGTTTGAGTTTCCAATTAATACAACTGCTATTTTTCTGTGATGGAATCATTGGCGCACATACTTCTTTGTCAGTATTAGTATTGTgctctggggctgttttgctgccaGTGGAACTGGTGCTTTACAGAAAGTGAATGGACTAATGAAGAAGGACGATTACCTTCAATTAAGGTTTTAGAAtagagctgggtgatatggagaaaatcaaatatcccaatatttttgaccaaatacctctatcgatattgtggcgatattgtaggcTTGACaactggtgctttcacaaaatatgcacacaatgagattttggTCACATTTTCAGAAGACCCATAATAAAGTCAAAAAAGACCCAAATTTCATGACTGTTTTTTGTGACAAAGAAGTATGTGCTCCAATGATTCCATCACAGAAAAATAGGAGTTGTATTAATTATTGGAAACTCAAACTGCCATGACATACATGTTCTTTACAACTGTATATAAACGTTTGGGTGAAATAAATGTAGTTGAGTAAAACAAAGTGTTTGAAAACTGTACTTTTTGTTTCTGCGTCTCTCCTGAATCAGGAGCACCTTCCTGTGATAGCTGACCAGAGCCAAGATGACAGGAGTTGTAGCCAAGCGTGAGGGACCACAGTTCATCAGCGAAGTAGCTGTGAGGGGAAACGCCGGCGTCCTGGACTACTGCCGCACCTCTGTTTCCGCTCTCTCCGGAGCAACAGCTGGCATCCTCGGGCTGACTGGACTCTACggcttcattttttatttcctcgcctcttttcttctctctctgctgctcattCTCAAGGCCGGACGGCGATGGAACAAATGCTTTAAGTCGCGGCGGCTGCTTTTCACCGGGGGCCTCGTCGGAGGTCTTTTCACTTACGTCCTGTTCTGGACTTTCCTCTACGGAATGGTGCATGTGTACTAACATGACCTAGCATAAATAACCCTGAATTAATCCCATCTAATGTTACATAAACCAATTATTTGTCTGTCCTGCTGTTTGTAGATAGGCCATTAGTAAAATACTTCTTCCATTATGAACTGTTGATTAAATGGAGGATTTTTCAATAATTATAGTATGCAGAATCAAAtattctcttttctctcctgctAAACACCAGGGCAATGACTATGAATTTATTTAACCTGTAAGTCCCACTCAGTGCTCTGTATCATTCACACCAGGATGACCACAGTTATGTTAATGTAGGTCGTAGAGTAGGTTGTAGTGTAACAGATCGAAACAGATTACAAGGTGGAAGCACTTTTCATTACATTTCATGTACAATACTATGGTTAAATTATAACAAGTCTGATTACTGAtcgaaataaataaatacctcTTTACAACTGTATGTGTTATCAGTTTGTCTTTTAGGAAGTTTCATTTGTtgacatgaaataaaaatgacaaatacattttgtttccaCCAAAACCGACCATTTGATAAATATGCAAGAACGAACAAAGGAGACCATGCACTTCAGTGTCTTGCACCATTCATTAACAATCAGCCAGTACATCAGCAGTGAACTTGTCCACCCGCAGCAGTCTAGTAGCCCATCACGACTGCATCCCACAGCTTCATGAGTGAATTATATTGTGAATAAGGTTGCGTTTATAGCCATTGCATGGCCGATGTCAGCATCAACATACAGGAGGAAACACATCCGCAACAGCACACCTGAATTCCTGTCACAACAGGTACATGACTGAAATACCAACCATTAAGACCGTtcacacatttcattttatttatttattttttcataggTAGGTAGAAGGTATTTTGCAAATTGATTTAGCCAAAATCATTTTACAGTTTATAAT
This genomic interval from Perca flavescens isolate YP-PL-M2 chromosome 13, PFLA_1.0, whole genome shotgun sequence contains the following:
- the shpk gene encoding sedoheptulokinase, translated to MSTYVLGVDVGTTSVKAVLFETGSRSVAASHALPTESDIIDHNLIKAKEQESGRIIDTLNRCLGLLPRDKLQHVIRIGLSGQMHGVLFWKAKSGCDWSKRDFFTTTDTIQLITWQDGRCSSHFLSSLPKPDSHVSVATGFGCATIFWYMRHRPEVLEDFTVAGTIQDYVVSMLCGLDGCVMTPQNAASWGFFNTSSNQWNIDILKGAGFPLHLLPQCVPSGGLAGQTCSDWHGIPAGTPVGAALGDFQSSVYSCMSAQTDAVLNISTSAQLTFAMPADFKPPDSPQPASSISYFPYFEDSYLAVAASLNGGNALATFVEMLTSWMKELGAEMSDSCLYEKLIHSALNQETSDLRVSPTILGERHNPLCLGQVTNISTTNLSLGHLTRALCRGILDNITSMMPAERLQQAGVRRIVGSGSAIARNEVLRQEVEKAFPQPVVYGQNADSAVGVAMVLCDLL
- the emc6 gene encoding ER membrane protein complex subunit 6 encodes the protein MTGVVAKREGPQFISEVAVRGNAGVLDYCRTSVSALSGATAGILGLTGLYGFIFYFLASFLLSLLLILKAGRRWNKCFKSRRLLFTGGLVGGLFTYVLFWTFLYGMVHVY